ACTGACTTCTTAAGTCGAACTCACGTTGATTAATCAGGAACAAAAATAATCATCACAACTATTAATAATTAGATGCTATAAAAATATGAAAAAAAATATTCCATTAATTTCTTTTCTTTTTATTCGCCATGGACAGACAGATTGGAATCTTAAAAGAGATGTATCAAGGCTGGACAGATATCCATTTAAATGAAACCGGACATACCAAAGCACGCAATGCAGTATCAATTTTATCAGAAAAAGGCATTTCACGTATCGTGTCTAGTCCACTCATCCGTGCACATAAAACAGCCGAGATTATTAATGACCATCTTCGGGTCTCATTACGGATGATTGATGGACTTAAAGAACGTTCAGTAGGTATCCTAGAAGGAACAATTAAAGACAAATCAATTATTGCAATTGATTGGATTTATAAAGCACCAATAGAAAAAAGCGAACCTGTATACGAATTTAAAACACGTATTGCAAATGCATTACATGAGGTTTTAGATCCTGAGCATACTACTCTTAGCGAATTTGACATCCACTCCGCGACAGCCTCATGAACCAAATACTGACATAAAAAACAACCATTAAGCATGATAGAGACGTCGTTGTTTGCAGAGTTTGATAAAAGACTAACGAAAAGACATTAAAAGATAAAGTTTTAAAAAAGTCTTTTTTCATTCACCTTTTACATAATATATGCTATTGTCTTTGCCAGTAATTACACATCAGGAATTTCAAAAGGAGGTTGCCTATCATATCATAACTACAACGTTCATTTTTTAGTTCATATTTAATGTTTAATTTAATAAGGTTTTCCTATGAAAAAGATTTTAGCTTTATCGTTAGTCGCATCCTCAGCTTCGGGCACTACCGCAGCAGCATCTGTGGGAACTGCTGCAGCTTGTGTTGTAGGCATAGAATCTTTATCAGTAGCTGTTGGAACATTCTTTGGAATGTTACCTACTCCGTAAGGTATAAAATTAAATGAGTTACATTTTTTATCTCAAACAACAAATAAAAATGTATGTAGTAGGTATTTTATCGGCCTTGATCACATATGGGGTTCTCCGATATTTTAGATGCGACAAACCCATAATTTTAACTTCTTATTACATTGGTGCGTTTATTAGGAGGAACGCTTTCACATATTTTTCTTGTTCCTCTATATTTCATATGGTTTAATTCATTAAAAAAGTAAGTTCATTACTACGACTAAGCAATATCCTCTTGAATACTACCCAGGGGAGTATTGCTTAGTCGTAGCAATCAGTAGCTGTTGGAACATTCTTTGAAATGCTACCTACCCCATAAAGTATAAAATTATATGCATTACATAGATTATCTAAAAATATATATAAAGGTTTATGCATGGATGCTTTCAGCAACAATTGTTGTTTATACTATTATGTGTTTTTTTGGATTAATACGGCCAATTCATATACCTATTGGAGCAATTATTGCAAATTTTGCAATCCCTATGTTTCTTGCCCCTTTTTGGCAATGGCGAAACTCGTGCAAGAAATAGTTTCCTTATCAAACAATATCTAGCTGCTCTAAAAGTTAGAGGGATATTAACAAGTCGTAAAAAAAAAGACTAAATTCTTAAGTTCTTATTTAAAAATTCAGAAATTGAGCAAAAACGTCAATTAATCAAACTGTACTGTCGAATCTGAAGATTGTTGGAGAAAAGCTGCATCGGGAGTTACTTTCGCCATTTGATCTGATCGCACTTTCAAGCGATCATAAACTTTGGCATCCCATACAGGACTATTTTTATAACTAATACATAACGATTACATCGAACATTTGAATCGCTTTTGATTAGATTTTATCGTATTTATGTCTCTTTGTAGAGCCATAAATATACTTTTATATGTTCTGATCGCATTTTCTCCATCCCCTTTTGCAATATTTTCAGTTTGTATATATACTGATAATAGAAGTGAATATTTAACCAAAACTGGAGAATTTTCATGAAAACATTACAAAAATATGCAAATATAACCTTATTCTTGATTTCAGCGACTGCAATGATATCTACTCACGCTAACATAGGAGATGATTATTTTGAATTTAAAGAAAGAATGATTCAGCAATCTAACAGACCTGAAATGCTTAAAAAAGCATTTAAAGCGGGGGAAACAATATATCTAGCTGTTGCAACAACAGTATTAATGAGCTGGGCTACAGGTCTTGTAATGCTTTATATAAATACAGAGGCAGTAAGAGGTAGGTGGATTCCTATCATAAAGTATGAATATCTACATAAAAAATGGATTGCTATAAAAACATCCCATTTACCCACAGATGGGAATTAATACACAATTATTTCAATTTTACCTACTAATCTATTGTTATATTTTCAGATAGTATATACTAAGCTTTTTAATTGCCCATTAAAGTTTTCTGAATGATCACCAAGCAATGCAGCAAAATCCAACTGAAGACTAAAATCATGAGGAAATTGCTCCATTCCCAAGATAATAATTTCTAATGCCTTTTCATAATCTCCAGATTCCACTGCTTTAAAAGCAGCTTCACTTATTATTTTTATTTTTTCAGCTGCAATTGCACCAGTTACCGGCAATGAAATTACAAGAGCATGCTCGATCAATATTTCTGATGCCACTAAAGGTGAAGATAGATAAACAAGTATTACAAAAAAAACTTAAAAAAACACATTATAATTTTTTTTATAGGGATAAGCATAAAAATTGAGTATAAAAACATGTCAGACGCAAACTTATAAAAATAAATTTGGCATCCCCAAGGGGATTTGAACCCCTGTTTTCGCCGTGAAAGGGCGATGTCCTAGACCAGGCTAGACGATAGGGACGTATATTTCAATATAAAAAACAATTTATCAAAAACATCTTACATTAACAGATGTTATGCATGCACCATGTTAGTCGTGAAAGTTTAACAAAGGAAGCTGTAGTAAACATGGTGAGCCGCGTTGGACTCGAACCAACGACCCACAGCTTAAAAGGCTGTTGCTCTACCGACTGAGCTAGCGGCCCACTAATTTTTCAGTACATTTCAATTAATTCACTATTAGAAGGTATATTTATAAAGTTGTTTTGTCAAGCAAAATTAACATTTTCTCTAAAAAATGTACTTAGAAAAGCAATAACCTAATACTTGTACAATAAATGAGAATGCCGATGATATCCATAATCGTTGCCAAGAAGGGTCCAGCTGAAAATGCCGGGTCTATATTAAAACGTTTAAGTACAAACGGCATTGCACTACCAAGTGTAACAGATACTAATACAATTATAGCAAGAGTAAAGCTTACCACAAGACTTTCCCAAACAACACCACTAGTTAAATAGACTCTCGTAAACGAGGTTACGCCAAGAATAATGGATAAAAATGAGGCCATCATTAATTCTCGTCGTAAAAATTGCTTAATCGTGGAGCGATCAAACTCTCCTGATGCCATTCCACAAATAGCAACCGCTGAAGTTTGATTGCTGGTATTACCACCAACACTTGTTAACATAGGAACAAAAAACAATAACATTTCAGTCAATGTTGATTCATACATCCGCATGATCGTTGTTGAAACCGACCCAGCCAACAGTAATATTACTAAAATATAACTACGCTCATATAATGACTGAAAAAATGATGTTTCAAAATACGGACGTGTCAAGGGAGTTACTGCTGCCATTTTTTGTACATCTTCTACTGCTTCTTCAACTAAAACATCAACGAGCGTATCGCCTGAAATAACTCCAAGAAAAATATCATCATTACCTATAACAGGAACGGTAGTAACTCCATAATGAACCATTTCTTTTGCAATTTTTTCACGATCTTCATGCGCATTAGCAATTAACTCATTTTTATGCATAAAAGAGGAAATGCGAATACTAGGCTTGTTAAAAACTAGATCTTCCAAATACACAAACCCAATGAGTCGATAATCCTTATTCACTACAAAAATTCGTTGATGGACATCTCTACTTGGCCTCAATCTCTGCATCAAAAAAACACTTTTTTCAACCGTAAAATCTTCCATTAACGTAATAACATCGGTATGCATTACACCAGCAGCCGATTCTGGCTTAAATGTAAGCATTTTTGTTACTTTTTCATAAACACGCTTATTTAAAGACCCAAGATACCGTTTTAGCTCATCATCAGAAAAAATATCAAAAAGATCAGTAAGCTCATCAGTAGAAAGCGTTTGAAAAGCCTCAAATTGCTCCTGATTATCTAAAAACGAAAGTACATAAACTTTTAATTTACTTTGTAATTCATGAAAAAGATCAAGCTGAATTGGCTTTGGTAACGCCTCATACAATGCTTTTATATGATCTTTATGTAAGCTTTTAAACAATTGGGCAATATCAACAGGATGAGTTTTAAGTAATTCATGCCATAACCTATTTCCCTCAGGGCCTCTTTGAGCAATAACATCCTCAATATTATCCTGTATTCCACACAACAAATCTTTTATATCCATGGCTTTCTCCTAACACTTGCAACAGGTATCACATGATTACTAAATTTTTATCAGTCTAGACACTGTTTGAAGTAGATGCAACTACAATTGCCATTTGACTTTAAGACTATTATAGATAAAACTTAAAATAAAGATTTAATTTACTATTCTTTATCAATAGTAACAAAAGAGATCACTGCATGATTAAGTATGGCCATATTGAACCAGAAAACATATTTTCCTTTATTGTACCAAAGGATATCGTGCCATGTCGTATAGATCATTATATAACAAAATTATTTCCTGACTATTCCCGTAGTTATTTACAGCGCATTATAACCGCAGGATGCGTGACTGTTAACGCTATTTCTATTAAAAAATCAAGTACCCTTATTTATGAAACAAATACAATACTAGTACAATTTCCTCCTGAACGCACTATAGAGCCTGCAACTATTATTGATAAAACAATCAATGTATCAATTATTGCAATTACTGATCACTTTATAATGATACATAAACCTGCACACCTATTAGTTCACCCATCTTCAACAAGAAACACTTCTATTACTCTAGTCGATTGGATTCAGTACAATTATAGTGATATTTCATTGATAGGAAACAGTGTTCGACCAGGAATCATTCATCGTCTCGATAAAGAAACATCAGGTATTATGATTATTACACGAACCAATTATGCTCATAATGCCATTGGAGAACTATTTAGAGGCAGGCATATTCAAAAAACATACAAGGCCGTTGTCGCAGGGCATCCAAACAAAGAAGGAACTATAACTCTTGCCATTGGCCGTGATCCGATTAATCGCATTAAAATGGCATCCTTTGATGAAGAAAAAATTGATAATAATGGAAAAATTAATAATATCAAAGTACGCAATGCTAAAACACATTATAAAGTGTTAGAATATTTTGAAAATACAACATTAATTGAGGTTAAACCAACTACGGGACGTACTCATCAAATTCGCGTTCACATGGCGGCAATTGGTCATCCTATAATCGGGGATCAATTATATGGAACATCATCACCTCTCATCAATAGACAAGCATTGCACGCAGAAAGTTTATCATTTTTCTTTAATGAAACTCCTTATTCATTTAGCAGCAAAATTCCCGATGATTTTCAACAATTACTTATTAATTTACGTACACCTTTTATGAAGAAAAATAACTAGATATTTATCCTTGCATTTTTCTTTAATCCGCAGTAGCATTTAAACGAGCTAAGAAGGAATTGTAGTAATGAAGCCCCTTCTTTACTCTTTGATCATTATGATATTTAATGATATTTATTCTAGTTTTTGTCGTGTACAGGGAACACATCGTTCCTTGATCCGTTCAATCTCGCTGTGATATTCTTTAACTGTCTCTTCTTCTCGTATGATAACTATATTGTCAGCATTACTTTTTTGACCAGCTTTGGTATAATTCGCAGAACCACTTATTACCTCATCGTCAAATATTACAAATTTATGATGCATTAATGGCTCTGAAAAACTATTTTTTTTATGCGCTGGATTCAATGACGGCTTAAAATACCATACAGGAACATTATTATTAACAAGGTCTCTAATTTTACTATACGATTTCTTCATATTGCCTGCATCAGTAATAATACAAACATCCACGCCACTTTTATGTACCTCTATAATCTTATTTACAATACGAATATCCGTTAATAAAAAGGCTGCAATATACAAACGATTTTGCGCCATAGATACAGCCTCTAACAAGATAGAAGATATGTCATCTTTTGTAGTAAAAAATGCTTGCGAAATACGTTTTCTATCAATAAGACTTGGTGGTGATGCATTAGAAGATTTTTTCTCCTCAATCGCAACACTTTGTGGCTGTCCTGAAAGTATTTCTCGTGTATCATCAACGATAAAATGCGTTTTTCCAAAATTATTATTTAATACACTAGAAAAGGATCTATTATGAGATGCCGTTTTTTTTGCTACATTGGCAAACCTTGTATTGCCAAATAAATTTCCACCTAATAACAATAGCACTATTAAACGTTTCATATGATTTCCTTAAGGACTACACCGTATACATTTGTATATAGCATATCAAAACCACATTAAAATTGTCAAACTGAAATTGACAAGTTAATCACCGTTCAAAAAATATAGCTGCACTATCTACAAATAGGTTATTGTTATTATTATTTTCGAAGACCAACAATAATACTTTCATGTAATCGACGAACTTCATCTCTTTCTATTTGACGTTTTATTTTATTTTGACTTTTAAGTCCTTTATATGATACCCAATTTTCATCTTTAATATCTTTTATCATACGATGGCAATATGTTCCCCGTGTCAATTCGCATACTATTTTTGATAAACTAAAAAGTTGCTTTATCTCATTAATGGTACTATCTTTACAATCAAAAATTTTTTTTACTTCATCTCGTGTTTTTTTCTGTAAATATTTTTCCAATGATTGTGAAATAACATTCTCAACGCAATTATCAAAAGCAATAATATCTGCATCTGATATACAATTACGCAGCTCAATAATTTCTTTACGTTCAAACCATGTATTATTCGTTATATCTTCTTTTGCAGCTATTGATTCTTGAGCTTGCATAAATATCTCATCAATAACCTTACAACATGCTTCTTTCGTTATTTGTAAACATTTTTCATATTCAGTTAATAATTCATCGGCACTTACTACTAGACATGCACAAATACATACAAAACATAATGCTATAATAGATTTTTTCATATATCTTTTCCTTTTTTTAACTTACCAATTACCATGGATACAATAAATAAATATGTATCATTAACTATCTTTTTTGCAACTATACTATCAACAATATTATTTCTTATAAAAAATATTTAAAATTTCCAACGCATTTCAACTTCACCACCTAAATCTCGACGTTCATCACGAATAGCACGTAATGTTATATCATCAGATAAAAAGAATTCTAATTCAAACTTGGTATCTTCAGTTAAACTAAAGTTTTTTTGAATAATCGCGTGCCACCGATCATCAACAGCAATCTCTAATGCGCCCCGTAAACCACCTCTACCCGTTTGATCAGTAAAACTAGGCACTAAATTAATATTAAATGACCCCAATAAAGGTTTAAAATATTTATCAAAAAATGAAGACTGATTATTACTAAAAATAAAACTTTTTAAATTTTGTACAATAAGAGCTGGCATCATACTATTAAGCGAATTTTCTTCTGCACCTAC
This region of Candidatus Babeliales bacterium genomic DNA includes:
- a CDS encoding histidine phosphatase family protein — encoded protein: MDRQIGILKEMYQGWTDIHLNETGHTKARNAVSILSEKGISRIVSSPLIRAHKTAEIINDHLRVSLRMIDGLKERSVGILEGTIKDKSIIAIDWIYKAPIEKSEPVYEFKTRIANALHEVLDPEHTTLSEFDIHSATAS
- the mgtE gene encoding magnesium transporter, whose translation is MDIKDLLCGIQDNIEDVIAQRGPEGNRLWHELLKTHPVDIAQLFKSLHKDHIKALYEALPKPIQLDLFHELQSKLKVYVLSFLDNQEQFEAFQTLSTDELTDLFDIFSDDELKRYLGSLNKRVYEKVTKMLTFKPESAAGVMHTDVITLMEDFTVEKSVFLMQRLRPSRDVHQRIFVVNKDYRLIGFVYLEDLVFNKPSIRISSFMHKNELIANAHEDREKIAKEMVHYGVTTVPVIGNDDIFLGVISGDTLVDVLVEEAVEDVQKMAAVTPLTRPYFETSFFQSLYERSYILVILLLAGSVSTTIMRMYESTLTEMLLFFVPMLTSVGGNTSNQTSAVAICGMASGEFDRSTIKQFLRRELMMASFLSIILGVTSFTRVYLTSGVVWESLVVSFTLAIIVLVSVTLGSAMPFVLKRFNIDPAFSAGPFLATIMDIIGILIYCTSIRLLLF
- a CDS encoding RluA family pseudouridine synthase — its product is MIKYGHIEPENIFSFIVPKDIVPCRIDHYITKLFPDYSRSYLQRIITAGCVTVNAISIKKSSTLIYETNTILVQFPPERTIEPATIIDKTINVSIIAITDHFIMIHKPAHLLVHPSSTRNTSITLVDWIQYNYSDISLIGNSVRPGIIHRLDKETSGIMIITRTNYAHNAIGELFRGRHIQKTYKAVVAGHPNKEGTITLAIGRDPINRIKMASFDEEKIDNNGKINNIKVRNAKTHYKVLEYFENTTLIEVKPTTGRTHQIRVHMAAIGHPIIGDQLYGTSSPLINRQALHAESLSFFFNETPYSFSSKIPDDFQQLLINLRTPFMKKNN
- a CDS encoding phospholipase D-like domain-containing protein, which encodes MKRLIVLLLLGGNLFGNTRFANVAKKTASHNRSFSSVLNNNFGKTHFIVDDTREILSGQPQSVAIEEKKSSNASPPSLIDRKRISQAFFTTKDDISSILLEAVSMAQNRLYIAAFLLTDIRIVNKIIEVHKSGVDVCIITDAGNMKKSYSKIRDLVNNNVPVWYFKPSLNPAHKKNSFSEPLMHHKFVIFDDEVISGSANYTKAGQKSNADNIVIIREEETVKEYHSEIERIKERCVPCTRQKLE